Proteins encoded in a region of the Dendropsophus ebraccatus isolate aDenEbr1 chromosome 11, aDenEbr1.pat, whole genome shotgun sequence genome:
- the POLDIP2 gene encoding polymerase delta-interacting protein 2: MAACAARRSLSVLNRLLRGGLSNSVGVELRQARSALLRPLCGCRFQQDRTLSSRNRPEGKVLETVGVFEVPKQQGKYETGQLFLHSVFGYRGIVLFPWQARLYDRDVSSPVSEKSETSAVHGSKEVKGKTHTYYQVLIDARDCPHISQRSQTEAVTFLANHDDSRALYAIPGLDYVSHEDILPYNSTDQVPIQHELFERFLSYDQTKVPPFVARETLRAWQEKNHPWLELSDVHRETTENIRVTVIPFYMGMREAQNSHVYWWRYCIRLENLGVEVVQLRERHWRIFSLSGTLETVRGRGVVGREPVLSKEQPAFQYSSHVSLQASSGHMWGTFRFERPDGSHFDVRIPPFSLESNKDEKTPPSGLHW, encoded by the exons ATGGCGGCGTGTGCAGCACGGCGCAGCCTGTCGGTGCTCAACCGGTTGCTGCGGGGAGGCCTGTCCAACAGTGTGGGCGTGGAGCTCCGGCAGGCCCGGTCGGCTCTGCTGCGGCCTCTCTGCGGCTGTCGCTTTCAGCAGGACCGGACGTTATCCTCTAG GAACCGTCCGGAAGGTAAAGTCTTAGAGACTGTGGGTGTTTTTGAGGTGCCAAAGCAACAGGGAAAATATGAAACGGGTCAG CTCTTCCTCCACAGTGTCTTTGGATACAGAGGCATTGTTCTATTTCCTTGGCAGGCGAGATTATATGATCGCGATGTTTCTTCACCTGTCTCAGAAAA GTCAGAGACTTCAGCAGTTCATGGATCCAAAGAGGTCAAGGGCAAAACACACACCTATTACCAAGTACTAATAGATGCACGCgactgcccccacata TCACAGAGGTCACAGACAGAAGCAGTGACGTTCCTTGCAAATCACGATGATAGTCGAGCGTTGTATGCAATAcctg GTTTAGATTATGTAAGTCATGAGGATATACTTCCATACAATTCTACTGATCAAGTCCCTATACAACATGAACTATTTGAAAGGTTTCTCAGCTATGATCAAACCAAAG TACCTCCATTTGTAGCACGTGAAACACTTCGTGCATGGCAAGAGAAGAATCATCCTTGGCTGGAGCTGTCTGACGTGCATAGGGAGACCACAGAGAATATCCGTGTTACAGTGATCCCTTTCTACATGGGAATGAGG GAAGCTCAGAATTCCCATGTCTACTGG TGGCGATACTGCATCCGTCTGGAGAACCTCGGTGTTGAAGTAGTTCAGTTGAGAGAGCGTCATTGGCGGATTTTCAGCCTCTCGGGTACCCTGGAAACTGTGAGAGGTCGTGGTGTCGTGGGCAGG GAGCCAGTACTTTCTAAGGAGCAGCCAGCCTTCCAGTACAGTAGTCATGTATCTCTGCAGGCTTCTAGTGGCCATATGTG GGGAACTTTCCGTTTTGAGCGGCCTGATGGTTCACATTTTGATGTCAGAATTCCTCCTTTCTCCCTGGAAAGTAATAAAGATGAGAAAACGCCCCCCTCTGGTCTTCACTGGTAG
- the TSR1 gene encoding pre-rRNA-processing protein TSR1 homolog, with protein sequence MAAGEKQAAHRAGAFKQQNKAHKTGRHRGRGAQDRENKGRVPAKVLSKKNKKNLSKLDRRHKANQIRRQRKDAVLTEKRNLGSKDGPPHLVAVVPLHVNVAVSSLLNLVKGSEGDILHEEDSKRGTFALVSPKLKQRWCFVKANKDDLHSLLDLAKVADTLLFVLDAQEGWDSYGDYCLSCLFAQGLPSFVVAVQGISEIPVKKRNDTKKQLSKVIEKRFPDAKLFHLDTAQEAALLLRQISTQKQRHLAFRDRRSYMLAHRVDFQPSDESGLVGTLKVSGYVRGQELNVNRLIHIVGHGDFQMMQIDSPPDPYPLNPQVHKTKAKKEQDVEMADENANSAKMEEDVKVLMKADSSVQESLQTEVVLDPMEGEQTWPTEEELKEAEGSLRVKVQKKVPKGTSTYQAAWILDEEESDGEGDSEDDDDDLDDDGEDAMDEVVSEEEEGSVEEPEEESETVTIPDSTRDDKYDENLDEAEEEQMLEKYKLQRQDEMFPDEVDTPRDQLARIRFQKYRGLKSFRTSPWDPKENLPRDYARIFQFHDFFRTRKRIFRELEEEESEGAMVGWYVTVHITGAPVSVLEHFKQGAPLVLFSLLPHEQKMSVVNMLVRRHAGNTEPVQAKEEIIFHCGFRRFRAAPLYSQHTSADKHKSERFLRSDAAVVVTVFAPITFPPASVIMFKQRSNGMHDLIATGSLLSVDPDRIVIKRLVLSGHPFKIMKKTAVVRYMFFNRDDVLWFKPVELRTKWGRRGHIKEPLGTHGHMKCHFDGQLKSQDTVLMNLYKRVYPRWTYDPYVPPAVTWVKSEVQIDPSEVEME encoded by the exons ATGGCGGCGGGCGAGAAGCAGGCTGCACACCGGGCCGGAGCCttcaagcagcagaataaggcccataaGACCGGACGGCACCGGGGCCGCGGAGCGCAGGATCGAGAGAAcaagg GACGGGTACCTGCTAAAGTTCTtagcaagaaaaataaaaaaaatttaagcaaACTGGACAGGAGACATAAAGCCAACCAGATCCGCAGACAGAGGAAGGATGCT GTGCTGACTGAAAAGCGCAACTTGGGTAGCAAAGATGGCCCCCCGCACCTTGTTGCTGTAGTTCCCCTGCATGTGAATGTGGCTGTGAGCAGCCTGTTGAATTTGGTAAAAGGCAGTGAGGGTGATATTCTTCATGAAGAAGACTCCAAGAGGGGCACGTTTGCTCTTGTGTCTCCTAAGCTGAAGCAGCGATGGTGTTTTGTTAAAGCAAACAAAG ATGACCTGCATTCCCTACTGGACTTGGCCAAGGTGGCAGATACACTTCTGTTTGTCCTGGATGCCCAGGAGGGATGGGACAGTTATGGAGACTACTGCCTTTCATGCCTGTTTGCCCAGGGCCTGCCTAGTTTTG TGGTCGCTGTGCAGGGGATCAGTGAAATCCCAGTAAAGAAAAGGAATGACACTAAGAAACAGCTAAGTAAGGTGATTGAGAAGAGATTCCCTGATGCAAAGCTCTTTCACCTGGATACAGCACAAGAAGCCGCTTTGCTCCTGAGACAAATATCCACGCAGAAGCAGAGACACTTGGCGTTCAGGGACAGGCGTTCTTATATGCTGGCACACAGAGTGGATTTTCAGCCATCCGATGAGAGTGGCCTGGTGGGCACATTAAAAGTGTCTGGCTATGTCCGGGGCCAGGAACTCAATGTTAACAGATTGATTCATATTGTTGGCCATGGGGACTTTCAGATGATGCAGATTGATTCCCCTCCTGACCCTTATCCACTGAATCCACAAGTCCACAAGACCAAGGCCAAAAAAGAACAGGATGTGGAAATGGCG GATGAAAATGCAAACTCTGCTAAAATGGAAGAGGACGTGAAGGTTCTTATGAAGGCGGATTCATCAGTACAAGAGTCTTTACAGACTGAGGTAGTTCTTGATCCTATGGAAGGCGAGCAGACGTGGCCGACCGAGGAAGAACTGAAGGAAGCGGAAG GTTCCTTAAGAGTCAAAGTACAAAAAAAGGTTCCCAAAGGTACATCTACTTACCAAGCAGCATGGATTTTGGATGAGGAGGAAAGTGATGGAGAAGGAGATAGTGAAGACGACGATGACGACCTAGATGACGATGGGGAAGATGCTATGGATGAAGTAGTTTCCGAG GAAGAGGAAGGTAGTGTTGAAGAGCCAGAGGAAGAGAGCGAGACAGTGACCATCCCAGACAGCACTCGGGATGACAAATATGATGAAAACCTGGATGAAGCTGAGGAAGAGCAGATGTTGGAGAAATATAAACTGCAACGACAGGATGAGATGTTCCCAGATGAGGTGGACACCCCACGAGATCAGCTAGCTAGAATCCG GTTTCAGAAGTATCGCGGTTTGAAAAGCTTTCGCACTTCCCCATGGGATCCCAAGGAGAATCTTCCCAGAGATTATGCTCGCATCTTCCAGTTTCATGActttttcaggaccagaaaaCGTATTTTCAGAGAATTAGAGGAAGAGGAGAGTGAAGGCGCCATG GTTGGCTGGTACGTCACAGTACACATCACTGGGGCACCAGTCTCTGTGTTGGAACACTTTAAGCAGGGGGCGCCACTTGTCCTCTTTTCACTTCTTCCTCATGAACAGAAG ATGTCTGTGGTGAACATGTTGGTGAGGAGACACGCTGGTAACACTGAACCAGTTCAGGCTAAGGAGGAAATTATATTTCACTGTGGTTTTCGGCGATTCCGAGCAGCACCACTCTACTCCCAGCACACATCTG CGGATAAACACAAATCTGAGCGGTTCCTGCGGTCTGATGCGGCTGTGGTAGTCACAGTTTTTGCCCCCATTACTTTCCCTCCGGCCTCAGTAATAATGTTCAAGCAGCGCAGCAATG GTATGCATGATTTAATAGCCACTGGATCGCTCTTAAGTGTGGACCCAGACAGGATAGTTATCAAGAGGTTGGTGCTGAGCGGTCATCCATTTAAGATAATGAAAAAAACTGCAGTGGTGCGCTATATGTTCTTCAACAGAG ATGATGTGTTGTGGTTTAAGCCTGTGGAGCTGCGTACTAAATGGGGTCGTAGAGGACATATCAAGGAACCCCTAG GAACTCATGGACACATGAAATGCCATTTTGATGGACAGCTCAAATCCCAGGACACTGTATTAATGAACCTATACAAACGTGTTTATCCTAGATGGACCTATGACCCATATGTGCCTCCAGCAGTTACTTGGGTGAAGAGTGAGGTTCAGATTGATCCATCAGAAGTGGAGATGGAATAA
- the SRR gene encoding serine racemase: MNPPYCVTLGDVQEAHRQIQGFLHPTPVMTSSSLDALAARKLFFKCELLQKTGSFKIRGALNAVKSLPLDTCTAVVTHSSGNHGQALALAAQIMGIPAHVVVPTIAAQCKKSAILGYGALIVNCEPSDKSRAEVAAKTVQKTGGVLIHPNQDPAVIAGQGTIGLEVLQQVPGLEALVIPVGGGGMLAGIAVAVKAIKPDIKVYAAEPLNADDCYRSKMNGILNPNLHSPITIADGVRTSIGPNTWPIIRDLVDDVFVVTEDEIKSATRLIWERMKLMIEPTAGLGLATILSSRFQEETKDIQIIGVVLCGGNVDLSSIDWLKEQLSQSSS; the protein is encoded by the exons ATGAATCCCCCATACTGTGTAACATTAGGAGATGTGCAGGAAGCTCACAGACAGATCCAAGGCTTTCTCCATCCAACTCCAGTGATGACGTCTTCCAGTCTGGATGCATTGGCGGCACGCAAGCTCTTCTTTAAATGTGAATTACTGCAGAAGACGGGCTCATTCAAG ATTCGAGGTGCACTAAATGCAGTTAAGAGCTTACCATTAGATACATGTACTGCAGTCGTGACTCACAGCAGTGGAAACCATGGACAGGCACTGGCACTGGCAGCACAGATTATGG GCATTCCTGCACATGTGGTAGTTCCAACCATAGCTGCACAATGTAAGAAATCTGCTATTCTTGGGTATGGTGCTCTGATTGTAAACTGTGAACCATCGGATAAG TCTCGTGCAGAAGTGGCTGCTAAAACAGTACAGAAAACCGGAGGTGTTTTGATTCATCCAAATCAGGACCCAGCAGTCATTGCAGGTCAAGGAACTATTGGACTTGAAGTCTTACAACAG GTGCCAGGACTGGAGGCCTTGGTCATACCTGTGGGTGGTGGTGGTATGTTGGCTGGAATAGCTGTTGCTGTTAAG GCAATTAAACCGGATATAAAGGTTTATGCGGCCGAACCTCTTAACGCGGACGACTGCTACCGCTCCAAGATGAATGGTATATTGAATCCTAATCTCCATTCTCCGATCACCATAGCAGATGGTGTGAGGACAAGCATTGGCCCCAACACCTGGCCTATTATAAGAGACCTGGTGGACGATGTGTTTGTTGTCACTGAAGATGAAATTAAG AGTGCTACACGGTTGATCTGGGAGAGGATGAAGCTTATGATTGAGCCTACAGCTGGCCTGGGTCTGGCTACCATTCTGTCCAGTCGATTCCAGGAGGAaacaaaagatatacaaatcatTGGTGTGGTGCTGTGCGGCGGTAACGTGGACCTCAGCAGCATTGACTGGCTAAAGGAACAGCTGTCACAGAGTAGCAGCTGA